One Panicum virgatum strain AP13 chromosome 3N, P.virgatum_v5, whole genome shotgun sequence DNA segment encodes these proteins:
- the LOC120664811 gene encoding type I inositol polyphosphate 5-phosphatase 1-like isoform X2, with the protein MLGWRLGRGAAAVVRMASSSSSLPSLPRLSIPAHRAHHEAAMAASLGASRTLRNGGGRQMQDLVMQRWAEVVLCCGADWGCVPQLWNRVVLRKWLNIGAGSGDSDFSADERSDGEADREGANDVPHRLRRHRSEILRAQYVDVRELRICVGTWNVGGRFPPSDLDIEEWLDMEDPADIYVIGFQEIVPLNAGNIFGAEDNRPVSVWEQIIRETLNKNFSDKSRFKCHSDPPSVSRFNPSDAALSMEHESLSGSDNDSDGELQPLIEQDHNCRLQDKTDENFEAFPEEGLDQRVKRKRPEFVRMISKQMVGIFLSIWVRRSLRKHIQNLRVSTVGVGAMGYIGNKGSISVSMFIHQTPFCFVCCHLAAGEKDGDDLKRNSNIEEILRRTVFNPVHTVGMPMRIHDHERIIWLGDLNYRIDLSYERAHELISKQDWDGLFKRDQLKRELRKGCTFDGWFEGVISFPPTYKYEFDSGSYVNDESKSGRRTPAWCDRILSYGKGIRLLSYKRGELTLSDHRPVTAVYLAEVEVFRRRKLRRALTFTDAEVEHYLLSEDNGFFEPKIR; encoded by the exons ATGCTTGGGTGGCGTCTTGGCAGGGGAGCAGCTGCAGTCGTGCGCATggcgtcctcttcctcctccctcccctccttgcCGCGGCTATCCATCCCGGCTCACCGAGCACACCACGAGGCAGCCATGGCTGCTTCGCTCGGCGCCTCGCGGACTCTGCGTAACGGCGGCGGGAGGCAGATGCAG GATCTTGTGATGCAGAGGTGGGCTGAGGTGGTGTTGTGTTGTGGCGCGGATTGGGGATGCGTGCCGCAGCTGTGGAACAGGGTGGTTCTGCGCAAGTGGCTTAATATCGGCGCGGGGTCCGGGGACTCCGACTTCAGCGCCGACGAGCGCTCCGACGGCGAGGCGGACCGCGAAG GTGCGAATGATGTACCTCACAGGCTTAGAAGGCACAGATCAGAGATCCTTCGCGCTCAGTATGTTGATGTTAGAGAACTCAG GATCTGCGTGGGGACTTGGAATGTTGGAGGAAGATTTCCACCCAGTGACTTAGATATTGAAGAATGGTTGGATATGGAGGATCCAGCTGATATCTATGTTATTGG ATTTCAAGAGATCGTTCCACTCAATGCTGGGAACATATTTGGTGCTGAAGACAATCGTCCAGTTTCTGTATGGGAGCAGATCATCCGTGAAACTTTGAATAAGAATTTTTCAGATAAATCAAGGTTTAAATGTCATAGTGATCCTCCTTCAGTGTCAAGATTCAATCCATCAGATGCTGCTCTTTCCATGGAACATGAATCGCTTAGTGGGTCCGACAATGATAGTGATGGGGAACTTCAACCATTGATTGAGCAAGACCATAATTGTCGACTTCAAGATAAAACAGATGAGAATTTTGAAGCTTTTCCAGAAGAGGGTTTAGATCAGAGAGTAAAAAGGAAAAGGCCAGAATTTGTACGGATGATAAGCAAGCAAATGGTGGGAATATTTCTTTCGATTTGGGTTCGGAGAAGCCTGCGGAAGCACATTCAGAATTTGAGAGTATCAACTGTTGGTGTAGGCGCGATGGGTTATATTGGTAACAAG GGATCAATATCAGTCAGCATGTTTATACATCAGACTCCTTTCTGCTTTGTTTGTTGCCACCTGGCTGCTGGTGAAAAAGATGGAGACGACCTAAAAAGGAATTCAAACATTGAAGAAATACTTCGAAGAACAGTGTTTAACCCAGTCCATACTGTAGGCATGCCTATGAGAATACATGACCATGA AAGGATTATATGGTTAGGAGATCTCAACTATCGGATTGACTTATCCTATGAAAGGGCACATGAACTAATCTCCAAACAGGACTGGGATGGATTGTTCAAGAGGGATCAG CTGAAAAGAGAATTAAGAAAAGGATGCACATTTGACGGCTGGTTTGAAGGAGTTATCAGCTTTCCTCCAACATATAAGTATGAGTTTGACTCAGGAAGCTATGTCAACGATGAGAGTAAATCTGGGAGAAGAACCCCTGCATG GTGTGACCGCATTCTTTCATATGGAAAGGGAATCAGGCTACTTTCCTACAAGAGGGGGGAGCTTACACTTTCCGATCACCGCCCTGTGACTGCAGTTTACTTGGCCGAGGTTGAAGTTTTCCGCCGTAGAAAGCTGCGGAGGGCTCTAACATTCACTGATGCAGAGGTTGAGCACTACCTATTATCCGAGGACAACGGGTTTTTTGAACCAAAAATTCGTTGA
- the LOC120664811 gene encoding type I inositol polyphosphate 5-phosphatase 1-like isoform X1, producing MLGWRLGRGAAAVVRMASSSSSLPSLPRLSIPAHRAHHEAAMAASLGASRTLRNGGGRQMQDLVMQRWAEVVLCCGADWGCVPQLWNRVVLRKWLNIGAGSGDSDFSADERSDGEADREDMPGWKRELCNEERILAGLGASTTGANDVPHRLRRHRSEILRAQYVDVRELRICVGTWNVGGRFPPSDLDIEEWLDMEDPADIYVIGFQEIVPLNAGNIFGAEDNRPVSVWEQIIRETLNKNFSDKSRFKCHSDPPSVSRFNPSDAALSMEHESLSGSDNDSDGELQPLIEQDHNCRLQDKTDENFEAFPEEGLDQRVKRKRPEFVRMISKQMVGIFLSIWVRRSLRKHIQNLRVSTVGVGAMGYIGNKGSISVSMFIHQTPFCFVCCHLAAGEKDGDDLKRNSNIEEILRRTVFNPVHTVGMPMRIHDHERIIWLGDLNYRIDLSYERAHELISKQDWDGLFKRDQLKRELRKGCTFDGWFEGVISFPPTYKYEFDSGSYVNDESKSGRRTPAWCDRILSYGKGIRLLSYKRGELTLSDHRPVTAVYLAEVEVFRRRKLRRALTFTDAEVEHYLLSEDNGFFEPKIR from the exons ATGCTTGGGTGGCGTCTTGGCAGGGGAGCAGCTGCAGTCGTGCGCATggcgtcctcttcctcctccctcccctccttgcCGCGGCTATCCATCCCGGCTCACCGAGCACACCACGAGGCAGCCATGGCTGCTTCGCTCGGCGCCTCGCGGACTCTGCGTAACGGCGGCGGGAGGCAGATGCAG GATCTTGTGATGCAGAGGTGGGCTGAGGTGGTGTTGTGTTGTGGCGCGGATTGGGGATGCGTGCCGCAGCTGTGGAACAGGGTGGTTCTGCGCAAGTGGCTTAATATCGGCGCGGGGTCCGGGGACTCCGACTTCAGCGCCGACGAGCGCTCCGACGGCGAGGCGGACCGCGAAG ACATGCCTGGTTGGAAGCGTGAATTATGTAACGAAGAAAGGATATTAGCTGGATTGGGTGCAAGCACGACCG GTGCGAATGATGTACCTCACAGGCTTAGAAGGCACAGATCAGAGATCCTTCGCGCTCAGTATGTTGATGTTAGAGAACTCAG GATCTGCGTGGGGACTTGGAATGTTGGAGGAAGATTTCCACCCAGTGACTTAGATATTGAAGAATGGTTGGATATGGAGGATCCAGCTGATATCTATGTTATTGG ATTTCAAGAGATCGTTCCACTCAATGCTGGGAACATATTTGGTGCTGAAGACAATCGTCCAGTTTCTGTATGGGAGCAGATCATCCGTGAAACTTTGAATAAGAATTTTTCAGATAAATCAAGGTTTAAATGTCATAGTGATCCTCCTTCAGTGTCAAGATTCAATCCATCAGATGCTGCTCTTTCCATGGAACATGAATCGCTTAGTGGGTCCGACAATGATAGTGATGGGGAACTTCAACCATTGATTGAGCAAGACCATAATTGTCGACTTCAAGATAAAACAGATGAGAATTTTGAAGCTTTTCCAGAAGAGGGTTTAGATCAGAGAGTAAAAAGGAAAAGGCCAGAATTTGTACGGATGATAAGCAAGCAAATGGTGGGAATATTTCTTTCGATTTGGGTTCGGAGAAGCCTGCGGAAGCACATTCAGAATTTGAGAGTATCAACTGTTGGTGTAGGCGCGATGGGTTATATTGGTAACAAG GGATCAATATCAGTCAGCATGTTTATACATCAGACTCCTTTCTGCTTTGTTTGTTGCCACCTGGCTGCTGGTGAAAAAGATGGAGACGACCTAAAAAGGAATTCAAACATTGAAGAAATACTTCGAAGAACAGTGTTTAACCCAGTCCATACTGTAGGCATGCCTATGAGAATACATGACCATGA AAGGATTATATGGTTAGGAGATCTCAACTATCGGATTGACTTATCCTATGAAAGGGCACATGAACTAATCTCCAAACAGGACTGGGATGGATTGTTCAAGAGGGATCAG CTGAAAAGAGAATTAAGAAAAGGATGCACATTTGACGGCTGGTTTGAAGGAGTTATCAGCTTTCCTCCAACATATAAGTATGAGTTTGACTCAGGAAGCTATGTCAACGATGAGAGTAAATCTGGGAGAAGAACCCCTGCATG GTGTGACCGCATTCTTTCATATGGAAAGGGAATCAGGCTACTTTCCTACAAGAGGGGGGAGCTTACACTTTCCGATCACCGCCCTGTGACTGCAGTTTACTTGGCCGAGGTTGAAGTTTTCCGCCGTAGAAAGCTGCGGAGGGCTCTAACATTCACTGATGCAGAGGTTGAGCACTACCTATTATCCGAGGACAACGGGTTTTTTGAACCAAAAATTCGTTGA
- the LOC120664811 gene encoding type I inositol polyphosphate 5-phosphatase 1-like isoform X3: MKVLSYMPGWKRELCNEERILAGLGASTTGANDVPHRLRRHRSEILRAQYVDVRELRICVGTWNVGGRFPPSDLDIEEWLDMEDPADIYVIGFQEIVPLNAGNIFGAEDNRPVSVWEQIIRETLNKNFSDKSRFKCHSDPPSVSRFNPSDAALSMEHESLSGSDNDSDGELQPLIEQDHNCRLQDKTDENFEAFPEEGLDQRVKRKRPEFVRMISKQMVGIFLSIWVRRSLRKHIQNLRVSTVGVGAMGYIGNKGSISVSMFIHQTPFCFVCCHLAAGEKDGDDLKRNSNIEEILRRTVFNPVHTVGMPMRIHDHERIIWLGDLNYRIDLSYERAHELISKQDWDGLFKRDQLKRELRKGCTFDGWFEGVISFPPTYKYEFDSGSYVNDESKSGRRTPAWCDRILSYGKGIRLLSYKRGELTLSDHRPVTAVYLAEVEVFRRRKLRRALTFTDAEVEHYLLSEDNGFFEPKIR, encoded by the exons ATGAAAGTTCTTTCTT ACATGCCTGGTTGGAAGCGTGAATTATGTAACGAAGAAAGGATATTAGCTGGATTGGGTGCAAGCACGACCG GTGCGAATGATGTACCTCACAGGCTTAGAAGGCACAGATCAGAGATCCTTCGCGCTCAGTATGTTGATGTTAGAGAACTCAG GATCTGCGTGGGGACTTGGAATGTTGGAGGAAGATTTCCACCCAGTGACTTAGATATTGAAGAATGGTTGGATATGGAGGATCCAGCTGATATCTATGTTATTGG ATTTCAAGAGATCGTTCCACTCAATGCTGGGAACATATTTGGTGCTGAAGACAATCGTCCAGTTTCTGTATGGGAGCAGATCATCCGTGAAACTTTGAATAAGAATTTTTCAGATAAATCAAGGTTTAAATGTCATAGTGATCCTCCTTCAGTGTCAAGATTCAATCCATCAGATGCTGCTCTTTCCATGGAACATGAATCGCTTAGTGGGTCCGACAATGATAGTGATGGGGAACTTCAACCATTGATTGAGCAAGACCATAATTGTCGACTTCAAGATAAAACAGATGAGAATTTTGAAGCTTTTCCAGAAGAGGGTTTAGATCAGAGAGTAAAAAGGAAAAGGCCAGAATTTGTACGGATGATAAGCAAGCAAATGGTGGGAATATTTCTTTCGATTTGGGTTCGGAGAAGCCTGCGGAAGCACATTCAGAATTTGAGAGTATCAACTGTTGGTGTAGGCGCGATGGGTTATATTGGTAACAAG GGATCAATATCAGTCAGCATGTTTATACATCAGACTCCTTTCTGCTTTGTTTGTTGCCACCTGGCTGCTGGTGAAAAAGATGGAGACGACCTAAAAAGGAATTCAAACATTGAAGAAATACTTCGAAGAACAGTGTTTAACCCAGTCCATACTGTAGGCATGCCTATGAGAATACATGACCATGA AAGGATTATATGGTTAGGAGATCTCAACTATCGGATTGACTTATCCTATGAAAGGGCACATGAACTAATCTCCAAACAGGACTGGGATGGATTGTTCAAGAGGGATCAG CTGAAAAGAGAATTAAGAAAAGGATGCACATTTGACGGCTGGTTTGAAGGAGTTATCAGCTTTCCTCCAACATATAAGTATGAGTTTGACTCAGGAAGCTATGTCAACGATGAGAGTAAATCTGGGAGAAGAACCCCTGCATG GTGTGACCGCATTCTTTCATATGGAAAGGGAATCAGGCTACTTTCCTACAAGAGGGGGGAGCTTACACTTTCCGATCACCGCCCTGTGACTGCAGTTTACTTGGCCGAGGTTGAAGTTTTCCGCCGTAGAAAGCTGCGGAGGGCTCTAACATTCACTGATGCAGAGGTTGAGCACTACCTATTATCCGAGGACAACGGGTTTTTTGAACCAAAAATTCGTTGA
- the LOC120664812 gene encoding tRNA(His) guanylyltransferase 1-like, translating into MANSEYEYVKREFEFDRRLPPSNWIVVRIDGCHFHRFSKIHAFEKPNDENALRLMNACATAMLEKFPDIVFAYGVSDEYSFVFREETEFYHRRESKILSLCVSYFTSVYVMKWKDFFSNKELKEPPYFDARAVCYPNSKTIHDYLAWRQVDCHINNQYNTCFWTLVKSGKSEQAAQLALKGTFAKDKNELLAQQFQINYDDEPAMFRKGSSVYREKVETTVKIDDYGTPIKRPRLKVTVAHVDIIGPEFWENHQHILREGKFTHEFVKKFGIDRILPPCNWIVVRISGCQFDQFSIIHSLDKPNDDTARRLMNASASLMMEQYPDIVFGYGFSNEYSFVFHEKTGLYQRQESLILSSCSSYFTSCYVTKWKEFFPHKELMQTPRFEAEALCYPKLKIVCEYFSWRQAECHAGNQYNTCFWMLVKSGKSETEAHEILKGTLSKDKNELLFQQFQMNYNNEPAMFRKGSCIYRQKVEELAEAEGRDNGTTRERWDVKVDHVDLGPGFWRKHPWIMTNCN; encoded by the exons ATGGCTAACAGCGAGTATGAGTACGTGAAGAGGGAATTCGAGTTCGATCGCCGTCTCCCGCCCTCTAACTGGATCGTTGTCCGCATCGACGGCTGCCACTTCCACCG GTTCTCGAAGATTCACGCTTTTGAGAAACCGAACGATGAGAATGCTCTAAGATTGATGAACGCTTGTGCCACAGCTATGCTTGAGAAATTCCCTGACATAGTCTTTGCTTATGGTGTTAGTGATGAGTACAG CTTTGTTTTCAGAGAGGAAACAGAATTTTATCACAGGCGAGAGAG CAAAATTCTTTCTTTATGTGTTTCCTACTTCACTTCTGTGTACGTAATGAAGTGGAAAGACTTCTTTTCTAATAAAGAGTTGAAGGAGCCACCATATTTTGATGCACGGGCTGTATGTTACCCAAATTCGAAGACTATTCATGATTATTTGGCTTGGAGACAAGTGGACT GTCATATAAATAATCAATACAATACCTGTTTCTGGACGTTGGTGAAATCTGGAAAAAGTGAACAAGCAGCTCAGCTAGCATTGAAG GGAACATTTGCAAAGGACAAGAATGAGCTGCTTGCTCAACAATTCCAAATAAATTATGATGATGAACCAGCTATGTTCCGCAAAGGATCTAGTGTTTACCGAGAGAAG GTAGAAACAACAGTGAAGATTGATGACTACGGGACTCCAATAAAAAGACCACGATTGAAAGTTACAGTAGCACATGTCGATATCATAGGGCCTGAGTTTTGGGAAAATCATCAACACATTCTTCGAGAAG GCAAATTTACGCATGAGTTCGTGAAGAAGTTTGGCATCGACCGCATTCTTCCACCTTGTAATTGGATTGTCGTTCGCATCAGTGGCTGCCAATTTGATCA ATTCTCAATAATTCATTCACTTGACAAGCCAAATGACGATACTGCTCGAAGACTGATGAATGCATCTGCATCTTTGATGATGGAGCAATACCCTGACATTGTATTTGGCTATGGTTTTAGCAACGAGTATAG TTTTGTGTTCCATGAGAAGACTGGACTATATCAGAGACAGGAGAG CTTAATCCTTTCGTCATGCTCTTCATATTTCACTTCTTGTTATGTGACAAAATGGAAAGAGTTTTTCCCCCACAAGGAATTAATGCAGACACCACGTTTTGAGGCTGAAGCTCTGTGTTACCCAAAACTAAAGATAGTATGTGAATACTTTTCATGGAGGCAAGCAGAGT GCCATGCTGGCAACCAATACAATACTTGCTTCTGGATGCTAGTGAAATCTGGAAAAAGTGAAACGGAAGCTCATGAGATATTGAAG GGAACATTATCTAAAGATAAAAATGAGTTGCTTTTTCAGCAATTCCAGATGAACTACAACAATGAACCTGCTATGTTCCGAAAGGGTTCATGTATTTATCGGCAAAAG GTGGAAGAACTTGCAGAGGCGGAAGGCCGCGACAATGGCACGACAAGAGAACGGTGGGATGTGAAAGTGGACCACGTTGACCTTGGACCTGGATTCTGGCGAAAGCACCCTTGGATAATGACTAATTGCAATTAG